In Streptacidiphilus sp. P02-A3a, the DNA window TGGTGCTGTTCGCGGACGACGACCCGCGCTCGCCGCGGGACCTGCTGGCCGACTGCGACGCGGCCCTGGACCGGGCCGGACTCGCCCCGCTGAGCGCCCTGGTGGTGGCCGCCGACCGGGACGGGCTGCCGGTCGGCCCGACCGGCAAGGTGCTCAAGCGGCGCCTGCGCGAGGACCACCGCGACCTGCTGCGCGGCCCGGTGGACACCGAGTCGCCGACCGCGGCCGTCCGGGCCGCCGTCAAGTAGCACCCCGACACCCGACCACCCGACACCGAAAGGCTCGACAACATGGCCGACGCGCCCCCCGCACGCCGCGTGGTGGACATCCTCACCGGTGCCTGGCAGGCCCAGGCGCTCTACGCGGCCGCCGCACTCGCGCTCCCCGACCACGTCGCCGCCGGAGCCGGGACCGCCGCCGCGCTCGCCGCCGCCGCCGGGTCCGACCAGGACGGCATCGTGCGGCTGATGCGGCTGCTGACCGCCATGGGCCTGTTCGAGGACAACGCCGACGAGGGCTACCGGCTGACCGCGGTCGGCGGGCTGCTGCGCACCGACCACGACCAGTCGATGCGGGACATGGCGGTGATCTACGGCGAGGAGTTCCACCACGCCTGGGCCCAGGTCGTCCCCGCGGTCCGCACCGGCACCTCCGGCTTCGAGTACGCCTTCGGCACCTCGCTGCACGGCTACCTGGAGCACGAGCCCGGCGCCGGGGCCAAGTTCCAGCGCGCGATGAACGCGGGCAACGCGTTCTTCGGGGACGTGGCGACCGCCTTCGACTTCTCCGGCTGTCGCACCGTGGTCGATGTCGCCGGGGGCAGCGGGATGCTGCTCTCCACGGTCCTGCGGGCGTACCCGGAGCTGCGCGGGGTCCTGTTCGACCTGCCCCGGGTGACCCCGGTCGCCCGCGAGCACCTGGACCTCGCGGTCGGACCGGACCGCTGCCTGACCGTCGCCGGGGACCTCTTCGAGGCCGTCCCCGCGGGGGCGGACGCCTACCTGCTGTCCCGGGTGCTCCAGGACTGGGACGACGAGCGCTGCGTCCGGCTGCTCCGCAACCTGCGCGCGGCGATGCCGGACACCGCCCGGCTGCTGATCGTCGAGCGGGTCATCCCCACCGACGGCTCCGGGCTGCTGGCACTGCTCTGGGACCTGCACCTGCTGATGGCGGCGGGCGGGCGGGAACGCACCATCGACGGCTACCGGACGCTGCTGGACGCCGCCGGTCTGCGGCTGGAGTCGGTGACCCCGTTGGCCCTGGAAACCAGCCTGCTGGTCGTGGCACCGGTCACGGACGGACCGGCCGACCAGCGTCCACGCGAACCCAAGGAAGCGTGATGAACCCAACTCGTCGGCCCGAGCCGGCCGACCGGCACACCCAGGTCCTGATCGTGGGCGGCGGGGGCTCCGGACTCACCGCCTCGCTCGCCCTGTCCGACCTCGGCATCGGCTCGCTGCTGGTGGAGCGCCACCCGACCACCTCCCGGCAGCCCAAGGCGCACATCCTCAACTCCCGCACCATGGAGGTCTTCGGGCAGCTCAGGGTGGCCGAAGACATCTACCGCGAGGGGGCCCCGCCGGAGAACTGCGGGGCCATGGTGTGGCTGTCCAGCCTCGGCGGCGACGAGCCCTACGACCGCAAGGTGCTGTACCGGGCCAGCGCCTACGGCGGCGGTGAGCTGGCCGCGCGCTACGCCCGGGCCTCCGCCTACCGGCACGCCAACCTCGGCCAGCGCTGGCTGGAGCCGCTGCTGCGCCGCCACGCCGAGCAGCGCGCCCCGGGCAGCCTGCTGTTCCACCACGAGCTGACCGGCCTGGCCGAGGACGACGAGGGCGTCACCGCCACCGTGCTGGACCGCGGCTCGGGCCGGACCCTGCGGATACGGGCGGCGT includes these proteins:
- a CDS encoding methyltransferase, which produces MADAPPARRVVDILTGAWQAQALYAAAALALPDHVAAGAGTAAALAAAAGSDQDGIVRLMRLLTAMGLFEDNADEGYRLTAVGGLLRTDHDQSMRDMAVIYGEEFHHAWAQVVPAVRTGTSGFEYAFGTSLHGYLEHEPGAGAKFQRAMNAGNAFFGDVATAFDFSGCRTVVDVAGGSGMLLSTVLRAYPELRGVLFDLPRVTPVAREHLDLAVGPDRCLTVAGDLFEAVPAGADAYLLSRVLQDWDDERCVRLLRNLRAAMPDTARLLIVERVIPTDGSGLLALLWDLHLLMAAGGRERTIDGYRTLLDAAGLRLESVTPLALETSLLVVAPVTDGPADQRPREPKEA